AACATAGGTCATGGACTCCACACCGCCGCCCATGGTCATTTCGGACCAGCCGGCCATGACCCGCAGGGAGGCCAGGGCGATGGCTTCCAGACCGGAAGAGCAGAAGCGGTTGACGGTAGCGCCGGAAACCTGAATGGGAAAGCCGGCGATCTGGTTGGCCAGCCGGCCGATGTTGAGCCCCTGTTCCGCCTCGGGAAAGGAGCAGCCGATCATGACATCATCGATATCCTTGGGTTCGATGGAGCCGGTTTTTTCGATCGCAGCCTTCATGATGAAGGAGAGCAGGTCTTCGGGGCGGGTATCTTTCAGAGCCCCTTTGCCGCGCCGGCAGCCGGGCGTCCTGACGGACGAAACGATATATGCATCTCTCATTGTGAGTCCTCCTTTTTAATTTCTAAGGGGCTTGCCGGTGGTCAGCATGTGCTCAATCCTGGCAAGGGTCTTTTCCTCTTTCAGAAAATCGATAAACGTTTCTCTTTCCAGGTTGAGAATCACCTCTTCATCCACAAAGCTGTTGGTGCGCACATCGCCGCCGCTGATCACGGTTGCGATCCGTTTGGCCAAAAACACGTCGTATTCGCTGACGTACTTGGCCGACTGCATATTAAACAGCTCGGCGGCGATCATGCCCTGGGCTGCTGCGCCGAAGACCTTGATGGGACGTCGTACCGGCGGTGCGTAGCCTTCATCGACCATCTTGAGGACCTCTTTCTTGGCTTCCCCAATGAGATAGTCGCGGTTGAACACGATGCGATCTTTGGGGCCGAGGAAGCCGTTGGCGCGGGCTTCGGCGGCCGACATGGAGACTTTGGCCATGGCAATGGCCATGAAGGTCGGAACGAAGAACTTGGCCAGATCCACATCCGTCACCGGTGCGGGGATGTCGCCGGTCATTTTCTTCCACAGGTTGAGGCAGCCGCCACCGCCGGGCAGCAGTCCGACGCCGATTTCCACCAGCCCCATGTAAAGCTCCGAATGAGCCACGATCCGGTCCGCGGCCAGGCAGACTTCGCATCCACCGCCCAGCGCCAGGCCGAAGGGTGCGGCCACCACCGGGAAAGGCGAGTATTTTTCGAGCTGCACGACCCTGTGAAGTTCGCGGATCATGGCTTCCACCTGATCGAGCTGGTTCTCTTTTGCTGCCATGCCGACCTGTTTCAGGTCGGCACCAGCCGAAAACGCTCCGGGCATGCCGCCGGCCTGGTTGCCAAGAACCATACCGACGCCGTTGGCGTCCACGTAATCCAGGGACTCGCCCATGAAGGTAATCAATTCGCCGTTTAACGCATTCATCTTGGTGTGGAACTCACAGCAGAAAACACCGTCACCGAGATCCACCAGAGAGGCGGAGCTGCAGCTCTTGACGGTTTTGTTGTCAGCCTTGAGGCCCGCCAGGGAAATGATATTTTCGCTGATTTTTACCGGCTGGTAGGCGGAGGCGGCAAAATCGTAAAAATAGGGCTTGCCGTTTTCCGTTTTGTAAAAATTGTCATTGCCGGCAGCCAGCATGGCTTTGACGGATTCGGGAACGGTCAGTCCGTCAGCTTCCATTTTGGCCACGGACTCTTTCACGCCGATGGCATCCCAGGTCTCGAAGGGGCCCATCTCGAAGTTGAAGCCCCATTTCATGGCATTGTCGATCTCCACGATGGTGTCGGAGATTTCCGGGATCCGGTTGGCGGCATAGATCAGGTTGGCGGAGATCGCTTTCCAGGCAAACTTGGCGCCCTTGTCGTCGCCGTATACTACGGCCTTCATCTTCTCAGGCAGGGTTTTGGCGGCCTTGGCGGCGGCCAGGCAGGGCAATTCCACCTTGCCGTACTCGCCATGTTCCATGGTGGCCGGATCGATGACCTTGCGGATTTTTTTCCATTCGGGGGTCAGGTCAGTTTTATAGAAGCCGACCTTGGTCTTTTTCCCCAGCATTTTGCCTTCGATCATCTTGCCCACGAATTCGGGCATGACGAAATCGGCCCGGGCCTCGTCTTCGGTGACCAGGTCATAGGTATTCTTGGCCACGTGGGCCAGGGTGTCCAGGCCGACCAGATCGGCGGTCTTGAACATGGCAGTTTTGGGGCGGCCCATGGCCGGGCCGAACAGGGCGTCGACCTCGGGGATCGTCATACCGTCTTCCAGCATCAGCTGCATGGTTTTGACCATGCCCTGGACGCCGATGCGGTTGCCCACGAAATTGGGGGTATCCTTGGCCCAGACGATGCCTTTGCCCAGGACCCGCTCACCGTAGTCGGCCATGAAATCCAGAACCTCGGGAAGGGTTTCTTCTCCGGGGATGATCTCCAGAAGTTTCATGTAGCGGACAGGATTGAAAAAGTGGGTTCCCAGAAAATGCTGTTTGAATTCGGCGCCGAGGCCTTCGCTCATGCTCTTCAGCGGAATTCCGGAGGTGTTCGAAGAAACAATGGCGCCCGGTTTTTTTACCGGTTCGATGCGTTTGAGCAGTTCCTGCTTGATCTTCAGATTCTCGACGACCACTTCCACAATCCAGTCGCATTCGGCCAGTTTGTCGAAGTCATCCTCGAGATTGCCAATGGAAATCAGATCGGCATCCTTGGGCTGCATGAGCAACGCCGGCCGGGACATGAGAACCGTATCCATTCCGGCTTTGGCGATCCGGTTCCTGGCGACCGGGTTGTTTTTCTCCTCGTCCTTGAGATCGAACGGAACGATGTCCAGCAACAGCGTTTTCACGCCGGCGCTGGCCAGGAGCGCCGCAATGCCGCCGCCCATCACACCGCTTCCGATGACCGCTGCCTTCCTGATTTTTCTGGTCATAATACCCTCCTGCAAATTGAAGTTGCCTTAGTTTCTATACCGGAAAAGGCTTTGGATTCGCTCAACCCTGCCCGGCCCAAACAAGATCCCGGACACAATGCTGGATTCTGGATACAGTTATGGACTTTGTTGATAACCAAGGCCTCGATGGATCCAGACAAGGTTGAGCGAAAATAAAACCCTTTATGAATGAACGCTCATTCATTTACCAAGGAAGCCCCTCCCTGTCAAGCCTTAAACGTTGCCAACGTCAACTTCGGATCGGTTTCTTCAGAGTAACCTATGATTATAAATAATTATATTATGGGACAAGGCCGACACCACCCGAATCGGGAAGCCCGGCCCAAGCCCCCAACAAGAAAATGAATTAAAATTCACAGAATTAAGGAAGTCCGGCGCATCATGGGTTATGGTTCTAAAATCGTCTCTGATTTGTCTTTTTTGAAAAACACAATAATTGGAAATTGTTCGGGAAGAAAAAACCATTTTCAGACATCCCGGAAAGTTACCGGGCACTGGATTCAACTTTTGAATATTGATGAATGAATATTCAGTCAGGGAATCGTCCGGCCATCGGCAAAGGAAGGTTCGTGCAGCGGCAGCAGGATATCGGCGCTGGCCTTGACGTTTAGCATGATATCATAAGCTTCATAGGCATTCACATGGGTGCCTGGAGGAATCACCTCCATTTCCATGGCCCGAATCTGTTTGGGCGGAAAAAAGTTTTCGTTGATCACGCAGAATCCGGTGATGGCCGCCGTACCGCCGGCCGTTTCCACCAGCACGGTCAAGCCGCCTTCGGTATGGACCGGCGTGTGCATCACCCGGATTCCGTCCACGATCTCGCCGTCAGCCTCAACGAGCCGAATCTGCCCGTTCTCCTCCACATCTTCGATATAGTCTTCCACGTATCTGAAATCCAGGGGGTGCGGGTTATGGATATGGTCCAGTTCCTTGGGGTGAACGTAAATTTCCGCGTTGCTGCATTTATAGTCGTTCTCGCAATGGTCATTGTGGAGGTGGGTGTGGATCACGGTATCGATGCGCTCCGGCGTCAGCCCGAATTGCGCCAGACCCTCTTCAAAGGTGAAGATTTTCCCGCCAATGGCCTGTTCCCGGTCCGCCGAGCACACCGGATTCATTTCGCCCGTATCCACGATGATGGTACGCTGTCCGCCTTCCAGATACCAGCAGTAAATGGGGATGGTATAAGGCTTGCCGTAATCGTGCTGGTAGGTCATCATACCCTTGTCGAACTGTTTGGTGCCCATGACGATGGGGTGAATGCGATATCGGGTCATCGGTAGCGTTCCTCTTTTCCAGGGAGATGGTTGAATCGAGCAGATATCGGTTTTGTGCGAATTCTTCGATGTCGGGTTGCCCGTACTTTAAGCCAGATGTCCCCTGCGCGTCAATGCGTTCGCCGGCTTTCCGTTCCCCTGTTGACACCTTCCCCGTTGCCACTTATACAAGAGCCCAATGATAACAATGACAAAGGAAGCTTATATGGCCACAGAAAACGATATCGTATTGATCTATTTCGAGGATCAGCCCCTGAGTTTCGCCCGCATCGAACAAATTCTTCCGGACAACAAACCGGACTGGTACCATGTTAAATTGCTGATGCTCCAGCTTCCCCTCCAGGTGGTCACCTGGATTTTGCGGGATCGCTATATTATGGGAGACGAATTCACCATGAACGGCAAACGCATGCGTCTGGAAAAAGTGGTCTGTCCCGACGCCCTGCCGGAAGAGGCCGATCACGACGAAGACGACGCCGATAAATCGTCCTCATCGGCCGACGAAAAGGCTACGGTGATCTCCTTGAAAGATAAACGCAAACGGTAAATGGGCCGGCAGGTCCGGTATCCACGGCATCCCCGGAAGTTTGTGCTTTTTTGGGGTGACGTGACCTTTTCGCTGGTGGTTCGACCATGAAACCGGAGTTAAAACAGATCCTGTCCGTATCCAGGCGCACGGACATCCCCGCGTTCTATATGCCCTGGTTCATGGATCGGGTCAGCCGCGGAGCCATCGAGGTTGTCAACCCTTTCAACCAGCAGGTCCGAACGGTGGATGTCTCCCCGGAGCGGTTCCACACCATGGTGTTCTGGTCCAAGAACTTCGGCCCGTTTCTGGAGCACAGATACGGAGAAACGCTCCAGGCCATGGGGTACCACCTGTTTTTCAACTTCACCGTCAACTCCCGTTCAAGGATGCTCGAACCGGCAGTGCCGGACCTAGACGAACGGATCGACCAGTTGCGGCAGCTTTGCAGTCGGTTCGATGCGGCATCGGTCCAGTGGCGTTTCGATCCGATCTGCCACTACGACAGAGGCGACGGGGGCATCCGGGACAATCTTCAAGATTTTCAAATAATTGCCGCAGCAGCCGGCAAATGCGGCATCGAGATCTGTATCAGCAGCTTCATGGACCATTACCGAAAAATCGCGCGGAGAACAGGGCGGCGGCTGACCTTCCTGACCCCATCCATGGTAGAAAAAGAAAAAATCGTTGACGATATGGCAGCGACCCTTTCCCCTTTGGGCATTCGGCTTGCCCTGTGCTGCGAAAATGAGGTTCTGGAGGCGCTGCCGCAAGACTGTGGCATCGGTCCAGCCGCCTGTATTTCGGCAAAACGGATCATGGCCGTGCATGGCGGCAGCCTTTCCCTTCTTAAAGATTCCGGCCAGCGCAAAACCGCAGGGTGCCAATGCACCGTTTCCGTGGACATCGGTTCCTACAGTCTGCACCCCTGCCACCACAACTGTCTGTTCTGCTATGCCAGTCCTGCATGCGACCGGAGAACCGTGTCATGAAAATCGGGACGGTCGAAACAGACAACTTCACCGTGTTGGCGCCGCTGGCCGGCATCACCAACCTGCCGCTGCGGTTGATGGCCAAACGGGCCGGATGCGGCCTGGTCTGCTCGGAGATGATCAGTTCACACGGCCTGGTGTACAAATCCGGCAAAACCGAGCAGCTTCTGGAAAGCGCGCCGGCCGAAAAGCCCCTGTCCGTACAGATCTTCGGGTCCAAACCGGCGATCATGGCCGATGCAGCCCGCATTGTCCAGGATTCCGGCGCGGACATTCTGGACATCAATTTCGGATGTTCGGTGAAAAAGATTCTGAAAAGCAACTCGGGGTCAGCCCTGATGAAGGAGCCCCAACTGACCCGACGCATTCTGGATGCGGTGCGCCAGGCTATCGACATCCCTTTGACCATCAAGATCCGATCGGGATGGGACCCGTCCGGGCAGCAGGCCCTGGAAATTGCCGGAATCGCCGAAGATTGCGGGGTGGATGCCGTTACCGTTCATCCTCGTACGGCCATGCAGGGATTTCGGGGGCGGGCGGACTGGTCGATCATCGCGGCGGTCAAAAAAGCCCTTGCCATACCGGTGATCGGCAACGGAGATGTGGCCGCACCGGCCGATGCACTGCGCATGATAGCGGAAACCGGGTGTGATGGGGTCATGGTAGGGCGGGCAGCCATCGGCAACCCAATGATTTTCGAGCAGATTCTGGCCGCAGCCCAGGGCTGGCCGCCAGAAGATCCGACCGACGGCCAGCGAATCGGCATGATGCAGGCGTATCTCCGGGATTCGGTCCGCTATCTCGGGGAAGAGCGGGCCTGCCGCATGATGCGCAGCCGGCTGTGCTGGTTCGTGAAAGGCATGCACAACGCCGGCCTTTTTCGCAGCAGCATCCGGTTCATCGCCTCGGAGCAGGAAGCCGAGACGTTGATCCGGGAATATGCGGCGTCAATCGGAGTGTTGTAAGAAACGTGGTCACCATTGAGGGTGAAACCGTAGATGAATGGTGCACCGCATTTTTTAACGATTCTGCATCAATCCCGAACCAGAATGCTTCCCACCGTCGGGGGGTCACCCGCTTCCGAAACGGCAAAAGATTGATTTGCAGTGACTTGCGTAATCGTTAGCTCGCCGATCTTCACGCCCGGGACGACGTAGCGCTGCTCATCCAGGCCCGTGAGCATCTCGCTGCCGTCCAGCACGGCAAACCGGTCGCCCGTTTCGATGCCCACCTCGCTTCCGGCACTGATGACGCAAGCCCCATCCGACAAAGCAACGACCGAAGCCAGCCATTTGTTCTCGTTGATGGCCTCTGCCATGCGTTCTCCCAGCGACTGCCCCATCTCCTCGACCACCTCTTCCAGGCCATCGACGATGACGTCCTCTCCATTGCGAATTCTCTGGGCTTCGGTTTCGTCGATATCCACTTCGTCGATCAGGGTGCCCAATGCCAGGCGGGTTCCGGTGATGGTGTCATAAATGGCCGCGGCTGTATGGACCTGGAGGCTGTAAGCCACATCCTTGAAAAGCCAGAATCCCGTATCGCGGGTGCGCACGCGGACGTCCATCAGCAGGGGGCTCACCAGAAAATTCATGCCTTCCTGCCGGGCCATGCTGGAAAGGGTGAACACATTCAGGTGCCCGTTGGCGGCCCGCGGTGGGTTCATCAAAAAAGGCGGGGCTTCGGTCCGGCCCGGAATAACCAGAACGGCATGGGAAGCTTCCTCGTTGATGCTTTCCAGAAAAGCCCTCATATAGGAAACCGGAACCTGCTGGCCGCCAAGGGTGGCATTATTGAGCAGGGCTACGACGCCCACCTTTTTCAGATATTTGCCGCTGCCGGAAAAATCGCGGATGGTTTTTTGCGGCGCGGGCCTGTAAGATGAAGCGATCCCGCAACCGGCGATCAGCAGGGCCGCCGTCAGCAGGGCCGGCAGAATGGTGTTCAAACGCCTTGGGGCAATCATGGAGCGACCTCGTATTTTGCGCAAACCTGGGTGGTCAAACCGCCCCTGGAGGTAAATTTGCCGGTCACCTCCATCATCTTGGGCTCCAGCACCCGAACCAGGTCGTCGAGAATCCGGTTGGACACATGCTCGTAAAACATGCCAACGTTACGGAATTGCAGGAGATAGTATTTCAGCGATTTGAGTTCGATAATGAACCGGTCCGGGGTGTAGCGGATTTCGATGGTGCCGAAATCGGGCAAACCGGTCATGGGGCAGACCGATGTAAATTCCGGCTGGGATATGGTAATCACCACATCCCGTTTGCCTTTGTAATGATAGTCGATGGGATCGAGCATATCGGTGGTGACGACATCCGGTTTGTCTATGGTGTAGCGGATGGTATGGTCGTATGATTTCATCGGCTCTCCAATGGTTTTTATTGGAGCTTTTTATTAAAGGATGGCAACGGACGTGTCAAACGTTCTATGGTTGGCGCCGCGGTTATTCGGACTGCAGCCGGCTTGCAACCCCTGGTTGACTTCCGGGTCGCTTCCTGTTAACAGTTCGAAATATTTACTTTTTTGATATAGAGGATGGGTGCCGATGAGAAGGATGGATCAGGACGAACAGATTCTACGGGCCAGCAAAGAAATTGTAGTCAAGTTCATCGAAACGGGGCGGATTTCTCCCACGGGTTTTTCGGATGCCTTCAAGGCCATCTACCAGGCAGTGGACGAAACCGTGAAGCAGTCGGCAAGCACGGAGCCAACGGATGAAAACAGCGGGGAGGCGGCCTGACGGCCGGATTTCACCGGCAATCGGTTCAAGGCGTTTCTCCCGACAATCGGGAAACGCCTTGAGTGAGCGGACAAAGAATCATGCTGTATAGCTGAGTTCGAAACTGGCCGATTCCGTAAGCGTTTGTATCTTTTGAACGAAGACGGACTGCATGGTCTGGACGACTTCCTGGCGCAGCCTCGATTCGGGAGCATTTTCAATTCCATCGTTCCGGTAACGGTTGAAAAGGTTCTGGATCGAACCCGCAAGGTGGTCGCGCCGGCCGCGGAATCTCCGAACATGGTCGGCCATGTCGTCCGTAACCCGTTCAATCCGTTGCATCAACTGCTGGAGGCGGCCATACCCGTGACGATGGTTGCCCCGATTTTCCTCCAGGGCCGACCGACTGATCTCCACCCGCTCCTGCTCGCCGTACATGACCTGGCGTTCATAGGAAAAAGCCGCCTCCAGACTGGCGACGGTATCCAGTTCCTTCAGCAGTTCACCGTCGGCAGCCATTTCCTGAAGGTCCCCGGATAAAAAATCGTCGATCATCTCACCGATGACTTCCATTGCCGCACGGATATCTTCCAACTCCTCGGCGTTCAAATCGCCGTCGACTTCAACGGACAGGCTCTGGCTGTCGGAAAACTCGAAAAACGCCGTCTGCGTGGACTCGGCCCAGCCGTCCTCGTAGGATACGCTGCGATAGCTGCCCGCGTTGATTTCCGTGGCCGATGCCAGACTGAGGGTCACCGTGTCGCCCTCTTCGGTGGTGATGGTCAGATCAGTGCTCTGGCTCTGGGAAACGGACCCCGCCCGGGTCTGTTCCGCCTTGAAGCTTGTACTCTCCGGAAAATTTCCGTATTGAAACGGAAAAAAGGACTGCGGATGGGCAATCGGGTTCATTCTGAACCTCCTTCGTTGGGTAGGGGAAACTTCTGTCTCCATTTGTTTGGGAATCTTGTCCCGCGCGATCTTATTAATGCTATCGGTCGAATTGGGGCAAAGTTTAGTCATAAATTTTAAGAAAAAGTTACAATGAGGGTGTACAAGGGTCTTTTGGGAAACAGAGGAACTGTGATATTGTAAACTTGATCTCACTCCGTGCAGAAAGTGTGTTTCTCCATGATCTTCCACATCCCCCACGCTTCGTTCGACATCCCGGTCGATCTCCGCTCAACGCTCTTGATTGACGATCAGGCGCTGATGGAAGAATTGTCGGTGATGACGGATGCGCACGTCGACGATCTGTTCGGCTGTCACGCCGGCGAAGAGGATACGATTGTCGCTTTCCAGGCTTCCAGGCTGATCGTCGACCCGGAGCGATTTACCGACGATGCGCTGGAGATCATGGCATGGGTCGGGCTGGGTGTCATTTACGAGCAGACATCCAGCGGAGATCGACTGCGGAACACACCCTCTCTGGAGGATCGGGATGAATTGATCCGGCGATTCTACGTGCCCCATCATAAGCGGCTGAACGAGGCCACCGCCGAGGCACTGGGCCGCTACGGTTCCGCACTGATCCTCGACTGCCACAGCTTCCCATCGACCCCCCTGCCGTTCGAATTCGATCAGAATCCGGACCGGCCGGACATCTGCATCGGCACGGACCCGGCACACACACCGCGTTTTTTGATCGAGGCGGCAAAGCAGGCCGCCAGTGACGAAGGACTCACCTGCCGAATCAACAAGCCTTCCGATGGCTCCCTGGTTCCCACTCATTATTGGCAGCATGACAAGCGGGTGTTAAGCATCATGATCGAAATCAATCGATCCCTGTTCATGGATGAGGCGACCGGAGAACGGTCGGATCAATACGAAGGGTGCAAAACAATGCTGGGAAGGATTGTACAGCGCATACGGGAAGCGAGCATTCCAGATCAACGAACTTGAAGCCGGAAAACGAAATTAATGCGCTCCCAGCGCCTGGGGCCACAGGTAGTAAAAACCGGCGTCCAGGGTCAAAAGATCCCCGATGAGGCCCGTTTCCACCAGCCGCGGCATTGAGGTGTCTGCCTGGCTGCTCAGGGTATTGTACAGATTGTCGTCGGGATAGTGGGTCCGGCGATAGGTGACCACCCGGACATCCGCATCAAGGTCTGCAAGCTGCCTGGCCGCATCGATGGCATCCTGAAGATAGCCGATTTTATCCACCAATCCCAATTCCAACGCGTCTTCGGCCAGAAAAATCCGGGCATCGGCCACACGGGCCAGCTGTTGGCCGTCCAACTGTCGATGCTGCTTCACCAGATTGACAAATCGCTGCCCCAGCCGGTCGGCCAGTTCCTGAAGCAGATTCTCCTCTTCCGGTGTGATGGGCCGGAACGGCGAACCCATATCCTTGTTCATTCCGGATTTGTTGACCTTCACGCCCACACCGATCTTCTCCATGAGGCCCGATATTTCGGGGCGCATCAGGATGACGCCGACGGAACCGGTAACGGTGGTGGGATGGGCCAGGATCATGTCGGCCGGCAGGGAGATGTAATAGCCGCCGGAGGTGGCCAGGTTCATCATGCAGACCACGATTTTCTTTCCGGTCCGCTCCTTGAAAGAGACAATCTCGTGGTAGAGTATATCGCTGGCCGTGGTGTTACCGCCGGGGGTGTCGATATTGAATAGTACGGCCTTGACCCGGTCGTCTTTTTCGGCCAGGTGCAAATGAGAGACGACTTCCTGCACCACGCCGGGCGTTTGTTGCATCAACCGGCCTTTGGGCTTGTCCGTAATGATGCCGGTGATCGGAATCAACGCGACCCGCTCTTCAGCCGTGCCTTCCAGGGTCATCTCGCGCAGGGGGTCAGAAGCGTCCGAAAAAAGGGTGATGCGCGGCCCGGCGCAACTAATCAGAAGCATCGTTGCAAGGAGCATGGCAAGGATCGGTGTAGAAATTCTCATAACCCGCCTCCAATGGTGTCGTTCTGCCTTTCGAGCCCTTTCAGAAATCGGCAAATTTGGTCGAGATCAAGGCGTGGGAAAAATGAACCCGGAGGCGCCCCGAAGGAAGTGCCCTTGGGGTGCATATAGTTGATATTCCGAGGAGTTCATTTTGAGCACAACGCCGATATCGGGCAAATTGGCCATTTCTGGACGGGCTCGATTTAGTGGGCTTCGGCCCAGTTTTGCCCATATGCCATATTCACCTTCAGCGGCACGGCCAGATCCCACACCCCTTCCATTTCCTTGCGGACCAGTACCTGGGCGGCCTCGAGTTCGTCGGGCGGCACCTCGAAAATGATTTCGTCATGCACGGAAAGCAGCATGGCCGTCTGCATGCCCTTATTGTGCAGCGCCTGATTGACGTTGATCATGGCCAGTTTGATCAAATCCGCGGCCGTGCCCTGGATGGGGGTGTTGATGGCCGTGCGTTCGGCGAACTGGCGCAGGTTGCGGTTGCTGCTGGTGATTTCCGGCAGCTGGCGGATGCGCCCCAGCAGGGTGCTGGTCTGGCGGCTTTCACGGGCGTCGGCAATGGTTTTGTCGATAAAAGCTTTAACCCCCTTGTAGCGCGCGAAATAGTTGTCGATGTAGGTCTGGGCCATCTTGTTGCCGATATCCAGTTCGCGGGACAGCCCATAGGCGCTCATGCCGTAGATGATGCCGAAGTTGATGGCCTTGGCCTGCCGCCGCAGGTCGTCGGTGATCATCTGGGGAAAGACCTGGAAGACCTCGCATGCCGTGCGGGTATGAATGTCCTCATCCTCCTTGAAGGCCTGGATCAGGATGGGGTCGTCAGAGCAGTGGGCCAGAATGCGAAGCTCGATCTGGGAGTAGTCGGCCGAAAGGAAGTGCCAGCCCTCGCGGGGCACGAAGGCTTTCCGGATTTCACGTCCCTCTTCGGTGCGGATCGGGATGTTCTGCAGGTTGGGATCGCTGCTGCTCAACCGCCCCGTGGCGGCTACAGTCTGATTGAAAGAGGTGTGGATGCGTCCGGTTTCGGGGTGGATCAGTTCCAAAAGCGCGTCGGCATAGGTGGATTTGAGCTTGGCCAGGGACCGGTGGCGCAGCACCAGGGCCGGCAGTTCATGGCTGCGGGCCAGGGTGGTCAGCACCTCCACATCGGTGGAATACCCGGTCTTCTTCTTGGTCTTCTTCTGGACCGGCAGATTGAGCTTCTCGAAGAGAATATAGCCCAACTGCTGGGAAGAATTGATGTTGAATATTTCGCCGGCCACTTCGTGGATCTGCTTTTCCAGAAGGTTCAACTGGCCGGCAAAGGATTCGGACAGGTCGTGAAGACGGTCCCGGTCCACACACACGCCGGTCATTTCCATCTCCAGCAGAACAGGCAGCAGCGGCATCTCCACCGTTTTCATCAACTCGGTCAACTTGTTTTCTTCGAGCAGGGGAACAAAGATCTCATAGGCCGCCAGGGTGATGTCAGCATCTTCGCAGGCGTAAGGGACGGCTTTGTCCAGCATCACCTGGTCGAAGGTGACGGCGCTTTTGCCCTTGCCGGCCACATCGGCGTAGGCGATGTTCTTGTGCCCCAGGTAGTCCAAAGCGATCTGATCCAGTCCGTGGGCCCGCTTGCCCGGTGCGATCAGGTACGAGGCCACCATGGTGTCGAAGCCGACGCCGGCCAGCTCTGCCCCGTGACGGCGCAGAACCATCCAGTCGTACTTGATGTTCTGGCCGATTTTCTCGATCCTGGAGTTGGAAAACACCGGTTGCAGCCTTTCCAGGACTGTGCTTAGAGAAAGCTGTTCGGGCGCCCCCAGATAATTGTGCCCCACCGGAATGTAAAAGGCTTCGGCGGATTGCAGGGAAAAAGAGAGCCCCACCAGTCGCGCCAGCATGGGATCCTGCGACGTGGTTTCGGTGTCCAGGGCA
This window of the uncultured Desulfosarcina sp. genome carries:
- a CDS encoding 3-hydroxyacyl-CoA dehydrogenase NAD-binding domain-containing protein; the protein is MTRKIRKAAVIGSGVMGGGIAALLASAGVKTLLLDIVPFDLKDEEKNNPVARNRIAKAGMDTVLMSRPALLMQPKDADLISIGNLEDDFDKLAECDWIVEVVVENLKIKQELLKRIEPVKKPGAIVSSNTSGIPLKSMSEGLGAEFKQHFLGTHFFNPVRYMKLLEIIPGEETLPEVLDFMADYGERVLGKGIVWAKDTPNFVGNRIGVQGMVKTMQLMLEDGMTIPEVDALFGPAMGRPKTAMFKTADLVGLDTLAHVAKNTYDLVTEDEARADFVMPEFVGKMIEGKMLGKKTKVGFYKTDLTPEWKKIRKVIDPATMEHGEYGKVELPCLAAAKAAKTLPEKMKAVVYGDDKGAKFAWKAISANLIYAANRIPEISDTIVEIDNAMKWGFNFEMGPFETWDAIGVKESVAKMEADGLTVPESVKAMLAAGNDNFYKTENGKPYFYDFAASAYQPVKISENIISLAGLKADNKTVKSCSSASLVDLGDGVFCCEFHTKMNALNGELITFMGESLDYVDANGVGMVLGNQAGGMPGAFSAGADLKQVGMAAKENQLDQVEAMIRELHRVVQLEKYSPFPVVAAPFGLALGGGCEVCLAADRIVAHSELYMGLVEIGVGLLPGGGGCLNLWKKMTGDIPAPVTDVDLAKFFVPTFMAIAMAKVSMSAAEARANGFLGPKDRIVFNRDYLIGEAKKEVLKMVDEGYAPPVRRPIKVFGAAAQGMIAAELFNMQSAKYVSEYDVFLAKRIATVISGGDVRTNSFVDEEVILNLERETFIDFLKEEKTLARIEHMLTTGKPLRN
- a CDS encoding N-acyl homoserine lactonase family protein gives rise to the protein MTRYRIHPIVMGTKQFDKGMMTYQHDYGKPYTIPIYCWYLEGGQRTIIVDTGEMNPVCSADREQAIGGKIFTFEEGLAQFGLTPERIDTVIHTHLHNDHCENDYKCSNAEIYVHPKELDHIHNPHPLDFRYVEDYIEDVEENGQIRLVEADGEIVDGIRVMHTPVHTEGGLTVLVETAGGTAAITGFCVINENFFPPKQIRAMEMEVIPPGTHVNAYEAYDIMLNVKASADILLPLHEPSFADGRTIP
- a CDS encoding DUF1848 family protein, with the translated sequence MKPELKQILSVSRRTDIPAFYMPWFMDRVSRGAIEVVNPFNQQVRTVDVSPERFHTMVFWSKNFGPFLEHRYGETLQAMGYHLFFNFTVNSRSRMLEPAVPDLDERIDQLRQLCSRFDAASVQWRFDPICHYDRGDGGIRDNLQDFQIIAAAAGKCGIEICISSFMDHYRKIARRTGRRLTFLTPSMVEKEKIVDDMAATLSPLGIRLALCCENEVLEALPQDCGIGPAACISAKRIMAVHGGSLSLLKDSGQRKTAGCQCTVSVDIGSYSLHPCHHNCLFCYASPACDRRTVS
- the dusB gene encoding tRNA dihydrouridine synthase DusB, which translates into the protein MKIGTVETDNFTVLAPLAGITNLPLRLMAKRAGCGLVCSEMISSHGLVYKSGKTEQLLESAPAEKPLSVQIFGSKPAIMADAARIVQDSGADILDINFGCSVKKILKSNSGSALMKEPQLTRRILDAVRQAIDIPLTIKIRSGWDPSGQQALEIAGIAEDCGVDAVTVHPRTAMQGFRGRADWSIIAAVKKALAIPVIGNGDVAAPADALRMIAETGCDGVMVGRAAIGNPMIFEQILAAAQGWPPEDPTDGQRIGMMQAYLRDSVRYLGEERACRMMRSRLCWFVKGMHNAGLFRSSIRFIASEQEAETLIREYAASIGVL
- the queF gene encoding preQ(1) synthase — encoded protein: MKSYDHTIRYTIDKPDVVTTDMLDPIDYHYKGKRDVVITISQPEFTSVCPMTGLPDFGTIEIRYTPDRFIIELKSLKYYLLQFRNVGMFYEHVSNRILDDLVRVLEPKMMEVTGKFTSRGGLTTQVCAKYEVAP
- a CDS encoding N-formylglutamate amidohydrolase; translation: MIFHIPHASFDIPVDLRSTLLIDDQALMEELSVMTDAHVDDLFGCHAGEEDTIVAFQASRLIVDPERFTDDALEIMAWVGLGVIYEQTSSGDRLRNTPSLEDRDELIRRFYVPHHKRLNEATAEALGRYGSALILDCHSFPSTPLPFEFDQNPDRPDICIGTDPAHTPRFLIEAAKQAASDEGLTCRINKPSDGSLVPTHYWQHDKRVLSIMIEINRSLFMDEATGERSDQYEGCKTMLGRIVQRIREASIPDQRT
- the sppA gene encoding signal peptide peptidase SppA, whose protein sequence is MRISTPILAMLLATMLLISCAGPRITLFSDASDPLREMTLEGTAEERVALIPITGIITDKPKGRLMQQTPGVVQEVVSHLHLAEKDDRVKAVLFNIDTPGGNTTASDILYHEIVSFKERTGKKIVVCMMNLATSGGYYISLPADMILAHPTTVTGSVGVILMRPEISGLMEKIGVGVKVNKSGMNKDMGSPFRPITPEEENLLQELADRLGQRFVNLVKQHRQLDGQQLARVADARIFLAEDALELGLVDKIGYLQDAIDAARQLADLDADVRVVTYRRTHYPDDNLYNTLSSQADTSMPRLVETGLIGDLLTLDAGFYYLWPQALGAH